In the genome of Pseudanabaena mucicola str. Chao 1806, the window TACCTTTTGGTCAGAAACCTTTCAAGAAACCTTTCATAGCTCTCATGGCGCAAAGCACGAAGCCGAAGCAAAATTTGTGATACCTGCCAAGATTGCCGAAAAAGCTCAAACTCAAACCAAACTAAACATTCTTGATGTTTGTTATGGCTTAGGTTACAACTCGGCTGCCGCGATCACCTGCGTCTCGGATTTAAAACAATCTAGTCAAACTTCCGTTGCTAATCTCCACATTATTGCCCTAGAAAATAATCTCGAAGTACCTCAAAAAGCGATCGCCTCAGGATTGGTAGATATTTGGCAACCTATAATCGTACAAATTCTTTCAAAAGCGGCGGAAGCCCAAATTGTTGAAACAGAAAATTTAACTCTACAACTTCTCATCGGTGATGCCCGTCAAACCATTAGCCAAGTTCCTCAACGATGGGCTGATGCCATTTTTCTCGATCCCTTCTCGCCTCCCCATTGTCCCCAACTTTGGACAATCGAATTTATCCAACTGTTAGCCAACAGCCTTAAAGCTGATGGCTATCTCGTTACATACTCCGCATCCGCCGCCGTGAGAACCGCCATGCTGATGGCGGGATTACAAATTGGTGCGATCGCTCCCATCGGACGCAAGTCCCCCAGTACGATTGCCGCATTTGCTCCCACAGCAATACCACCTATCTCCAGCACCGAATCAGCTTTTCTCAAGACTCGTGCCGCTATCCCCTATCGTGATCGCACTTTACAAAGCCATGCCTCCGAAATTATTGCCAACCGTAAAGCTGAACAGAATAATAGTAATCTTCCTTCCAGTTCAAGTCTTCGCAACAAAAAAAAGCAATCATCTACTTAGTATAGGCACTGGTTCCGTAATACAGCGCTTTGCACTTACTCAAAACCCAGAAATATTTAAGGAAGTGGCGCAAAGCGCCACTTCCTTAAATATTTCTGTACTACTCAAAGCCTCAATAGGCTGTATGGAAAAAGCCATGAAACCCTTTTGATGCCTAGATTTCGATAATTTAGCCTTAAAACGCCTAAAGCCTTTGCCTGACAAGGGTTTTAGGCAAATAATCCTATCAGACGGAACCAGTACCAACCAATTGAGACAATGTGAAAGGATTTCTTCAAAAATCAGTTTACTAAGTGTTGTTACCTTGCTACTTAATCCATTAATGGGCTGTAATAGAGGAGGTGATCGCACATAGTTGTAAGTAGCTCACCATAGTTATAAACATTGCTGTTTCGCGCACATAACGCTTGAGAAAGCAATTTGGGTTTTAGGTTTACTTATGCCTAACTATTTAGCAGCTAACCAAGATATACCAAATCAGAATAGACAGTTAGTAACGGGGTTTGATAGGCTTTGACGATAATGTAAACTTATTTTAATTAACATTAGTAATCACCATCGCTCCTGCTGTAACCAAAGCCAATGCAACCAACCGATCCGAAAAAATTTACCGAAAAAGCATGGGAAGCGATCGTCAAATCGCAAGAAGTCGCAAGGCGATCGCAACATCAGCAACTTGAAGTTGAGCATTTAGTAATGGCGTTACTGGAGCAGGAAGAGGGTTTGACGAAAACCATCTTTACTGTGATGGCAGTGCCAATGGCACGAGCAAGGCGGCAGGTGGAAGAATTTTTGCGGCGACAGCCCCGCGTGGCAAGTCCAGAGCAGTTATATCTGGGGCGCAATCTAGAGGTATGGCTTGATCGCGCTGAAGAGAGTCGCAAGAGCTTTAGTGATGAATTTATAGCGATCGAGCATATGCTGCTTGGCTTAGCTGATGATGATCGGCTCGGCAAAAGACTCTACCGTGAACTAAGCATTGATCGTAAAAAGTTAGAGGATGCTATTAAATCAGTTCGTGGTAGCCAAACCATTACTGATCAGAACCCTGAAGCGAAGTATGCCGCTTTAGAGAAATATGGGCGGGACCTGACGGAACAGGCAAAGGAAGGTAAACTCGATCCTGTAATTGGGCGCGATGATGAAATTAGGCGAGTCGTGCAGGTCTTATCTCGACGTACCAAAAATAACCCTGTCTTGATTGGCGAACCAGGGGTAGGTAAAACAGCGATCGCCGAAGGGCTAGCTCAGCGAATTATTCGTGGAGATGTACCAGAATCTCTCAAAGACCGCACAATTATTAGTCTTGACATGGGTTCGCTGATTGCAGGTGCAAAATATCGTGGTGAATTTGAAGATCGCCTTAAAGCTGTGCTCAAGGAAGTTCTCAATTCCGACGGTCAGATCGTGCTGTTTATTGATGAATTGCATACTGTTGTTGGTGCGGGGGCAACGCAGCAGGGGGCAATGGATGCAGGAAACTTGCTCAAACCAATGCTAGCGCGGGGAGAACTCCGTTGTATAGGCGCGACTACTTTAGATGAATACCGCCAATATATTGAAAAGGATGCTGCCTTAGAGAGAAGATTCCAGCAAGTTCTCGTTGATCAGCCCACTGTGGAAGATACGATTTCGATTTTGCGGGGCTTGAAAGAACGCTATGAGGTACATCATGGTGTGAATATCTCTGACTCAGCTCTAGTAGCAGCAGCAACGCTTTCTAATCGCTATATTACCGATCGTTTTTTGCCAGACAAGGCGATCGATCTCGTTGATGAGGCGGCTGCAAAGTTGAAGATGGAAATCACATCGAAACCCTTAGAACTTGATGAGATTGATCGCCGCCTAATGCAATTAGAGATGGAAAGACTCTCCTTGCAAAAGGAAGGTGATTTTACGCCCATTGAACGGGTAGAGGCTGAAGGTAAAGTTGTTTACAAAACCAAGAGTGGTAAGGCTGTTCAAGATAGACTTGATCGGCTTGATAAGGAGATGAATGAATTGCGCGATCGCCAAGTTTCCCTTGATGATCGTTGGCAGCAAGAAAAAGACACGATTGATAATTTGCGAACTCTGAAAGAACAAATCGATCAAACTAAGTTGCAAATTGAGCAAGCTGAACGGGAATTTAATCTCAACAAGGCGGCTGAGTTGAAATACGGTAAATTAACGGAACTAGAGAAAAACCTTGATGAGGCAGAGCTAGAACTGAATCGGGCTAGGGCTGATGGCTCGATTTTGTTCCGTGAGCAAGTTACCGAAGATGATATTGCCGAAATCGTAGCGCGTTGGACAGGCATTCCTCTCAAAAAGTTATTACTATCTGAACGCCAGAAATTACTCACACTCGAAACCCATCTTCATGATCGCGTAATTGGGCAAGAAGAAGCCGTAAGCTCTGTAGCCGCAGCAATTCGTCGCGCCCGAGCAGGCATGAATGATCCCAATCGTCCCCTTGGGTCATTCCTCTTTTTAGGTCCTACAGGTGTTGGGAAAACGGAACTTGCTCGCGCCCTTGCCGAATTTCTATTTGATGCCGATAGCTCGATGATTCGCATTGATATGTCGGAATATATGGAAAAGCATTCCGTATCGCGCCTAATCGGTGCGCCTCCGGGATATGTGGGCTATGAGGAAGGCGGACAATTCTCAGAGGCAGTGCGTCGTCATCCCTATTCAGTCGTCCTTTTTGATGAGGTCGAAAAGGCTCATCCTGATGTATTTAATATTCTATTGCAAGTTCTCGATGATGGACGTATTACCGATAGTCAAGGACGCTTAGTTGATTGCAAAAATACTGTAATCATCATGACTAGTAATATTGGTAGCGATCGCATTCTTGAAGTATCTAAAGATCTGCCATCTGAGCTTGATGGTGATTCACGCTACGAGGAAATGCGCGATAAAGTTCTAGATGTGCTTCGCAATCACTTTCGTCCAGAGTTTCTCAACCGCATTGATGAGACGGTGATTTTCCATGCCCTACGTCGTAATGAGATCCGATCAATTGCCGAGTTACAAATTAAACGTATCGAAAATCGCCTTAGCGATCGCAAGATTTCTCTTAATCTCAGTGATGAGGCAAAAAATTATGTTGCAGCCGTTGGTTACGATCCTTCCTACGGTGCGCGTCCTCTGAAACGAGCTATTCAGCGAGAGATTGAGAACCCCATCGCTACAAAAATCCTTGAAGGAGTTTTCACTGAAGGTTACAGCATCTATATCACTGTCGAGAATGACAAATTAGTTTTTAGCTAAATAACGTCAGTTCGGGTTAAACTAGCAAACTTTAAAAGCTTAAAAGTAAAAGCCTTGCTCAGCAAAGCTTTTACTTTTAGGTTTTCCCGAATTCGCGTTTTTTAAAATATTTCTTTACCACTCAAAGCCTCAATATTCTGCAATTGCACATGTAAAAAGAGATATGCAGAAATATACAAAAAGAAGGGCTTGGCAATGCCAAGCCCTTCTTTATTTGTGGGATAATTTTTTTAAAAAATACCTGCTAACGCACCAATACAGCGATCGCAAATATGGGGATGCTCGGCAGACTCTCCGATATGGGTGGAGTAATTCCAGCAACGGGGGCATTTCTCACCGTCAGCCTTGACTACGGCGATTTTAAGGTTATTCACTTCACCTGTGAAATCAGCATTAGGCAAATCTTCGACAATCTCAGCTTGGGAGACGATAAAGAGATAACGTAATTCTGCACCAAGGGAAGCTAAATAATCCTTTTGCATGGGATCGAGTACTGATAGTAGAACTTTGGCCTCTAAGGGAGCGCCGATCAGTTTACCAGTTCTGGCGGATTCTAAGACTTTATTTACCTCAGAACGCACATCACGTAGATATTCCCATTTGGAGGCTAGTTCTGGCTTGTACCATTCAGGATGGATTATAAACCAGCCAGACTGGAAAACGGATTTAGTGGGTGCGGCATAGGGCAAGTGCTGCCAGATATCCTCGGCAGTGTGAGCAAGCACTGGGGCGATCGCTTTGGCAATAGCCTCTAAACAATACATCAACACGGTTTGACAACTGCGGCGACGGGGCGCATTGGGCGCACTGATATAGAGGCGATCCTTAGCAATGTCTAAATAGAAATTTGATAAATCGACGGTGCAGAAGTTTTGGATGGTTTGGAAGAATCGCGAGAATTGGAATTTCTCGTAGGCTTCGGTAATATCTTTAGTGACTTCGGCGAGACGATGCAGGATGTAGCGATCGCTTTCAGTAAGTTCAGCATAGGGAACTAGATGTTCCGCAGGCTTAAAGTCAAAGAGATTACTGAGTAAGAATCTGGCGGTATTGCGAATTTTGCGCGACACATCGGACATCTGCGCCAAAATCGTCTTTCCGATAGGAACATCACCGTTATAATCAACACTCGCCGCCCAGAGACGGATTACATCTGCACCGTAAGGAGGTTCTTTCTTCTGATCTTTACCACCATTGATCACCACCATCGGATCGACGATGTTACCT includes:
- a CDS encoding tRNA (5-methylaminomethyl-2-thiouridine)(34)-methyltransferase MnmD; the encoded protein is MDKLSLFPTEDGSITFWSETFQETFHSSHGAKHEAEAKFVIPAKIAEKAQTQTKLNILDVCYGLGYNSAAAITCVSDLKQSSQTSVANLHIIALENNLEVPQKAIASGLVDIWQPIIVQILSKAAEAQIVETENLTLQLLIGDARQTISQVPQRWADAIFLDPFSPPHCPQLWTIEFIQLLANSLKADGYLVTYSASAAVRTAMLMAGLQIGAIAPIGRKSPSTIAAFAPTAIPPISSTESAFLKTRAAIPYRDRTLQSHASEIIANRKAEQNNSNLPSSSSLRNKKKQSST
- the clpB gene encoding ATP-dependent chaperone ClpB; translation: MQPTDPKKFTEKAWEAIVKSQEVARRSQHQQLEVEHLVMALLEQEEGLTKTIFTVMAVPMARARRQVEEFLRRQPRVASPEQLYLGRNLEVWLDRAEESRKSFSDEFIAIEHMLLGLADDDRLGKRLYRELSIDRKKLEDAIKSVRGSQTITDQNPEAKYAALEKYGRDLTEQAKEGKLDPVIGRDDEIRRVVQVLSRRTKNNPVLIGEPGVGKTAIAEGLAQRIIRGDVPESLKDRTIISLDMGSLIAGAKYRGEFEDRLKAVLKEVLNSDGQIVLFIDELHTVVGAGATQQGAMDAGNLLKPMLARGELRCIGATTLDEYRQYIEKDAALERRFQQVLVDQPTVEDTISILRGLKERYEVHHGVNISDSALVAAATLSNRYITDRFLPDKAIDLVDEAAAKLKMEITSKPLELDEIDRRLMQLEMERLSLQKEGDFTPIERVEAEGKVVYKTKSGKAVQDRLDRLDKEMNELRDRQVSLDDRWQQEKDTIDNLRTLKEQIDQTKLQIEQAEREFNLNKAAELKYGKLTELEKNLDEAELELNRARADGSILFREQVTEDDIAEIVARWTGIPLKKLLLSERQKLLTLETHLHDRVIGQEEAVSSVAAAIRRARAGMNDPNRPLGSFLFLGPTGVGKTELARALAEFLFDADSSMIRIDMSEYMEKHSVSRLIGAPPGYVGYEEGGQFSEAVRRHPYSVVLFDEVEKAHPDVFNILLQVLDDGRITDSQGRLVDCKNTVIIMTSNIGSDRILEVSKDLPSELDGDSRYEEMRDKVLDVLRNHFRPEFLNRIDETVIFHALRRNEIRSIAELQIKRIENRLSDRKISLNLSDEAKNYVAAVGYDPSYGARPLKRAIQREIENPIATKILEGVFTEGYSIYITVENDKLVFS